A stretch of Lactuca sativa cultivar Salinas chromosome 6, Lsat_Salinas_v11, whole genome shotgun sequence DNA encodes these proteins:
- the LOC111886865 gene encoding 36.4 kDa proline-rich protein, whose translation MGSKISAMFYIFLIFLSSSSLPLVLSCNCSPPHHQPSPPKTPRPYPPSAKPPHHGGGPKVSPPKTKPPKTQPPKVSPPITRPPIVRPPPITRPPIVKPPPVTRPPIVHPPPITRPPIANPPIVMPPPVIIPPPILPPPIISPPVISPPVITPPVIVPPPSSSYPPYTPPGGGTGGGGSGGGGGKGGGGSGGGGGGGGGGGGGGVMPTCPINALKLGACVDVLGGLVHIGLGNPVENMCCPVLKGLLELEAAVCLCTTIRLKLLNLNIFIPLALQALVTCGMTPPPGFVCPPLL comes from the coding sequence ATGGGTTCTAAGATCTCAGCCATGTTCTACATCTTCTTGATATTCTTGTCCAGTTCGTCGTTACCTTTAGTCTTGAGTTGTAATTGTAGCCCGCCTCACCATCAACCTAGCCCACCAAAAACTCCAAGGCCATACCCTCCGTCCGCCAAGCCACCGCATCATGGTGGAGGGCCTAAGGTGTCACCGCCTAAAACTAAACCACCGAAGACACAGCCGCCAAAGGTTTCACCGCCAATTACTAGACCACCTATCGTACGTCCTCCACCGATTACTAGACCACCTATTGTGAAGCCCCCTCCAGTTACCAGACCACCTATCGTACACCCTCCACCGATTACTAGACCGCCTATTGCTAATCCGCCAATTGTGATGCCCCCTCCAGTTATAATACCTCCGCCTATCTTACCACCACCTATAATAAGCCCTCCGGTCATATCACCACctgtgatcactcctccagtgatagtcccaccaccttcttcttcgtACCCACCGTACACGCCTCCAGGTGGTGGTACGGGTGGTGGAGGAAGCGGTGgaggtggaggaaaaggaggaggTGGGAGtgggggaggaggtggtggaggaggaggaggaggagggggCGGCGTTATGCCAACATGTCCGATAAACGCACTGAAGCTAGGGGCATGTGTGGATGTTCTTGGAGGATTGGTGCATATTGGATTAGGAAATCCAGTGGAAAACATGTGTTGCCCTGTGCTTAAAGGTTTGCTTGAATTAGAAGCAGCTGTGTGTCTTTGCACTACCATAAGGCTTAAGCTTCTTAACTTGAATATATTTATTCCTCTTGCTCTTCAAGCCTTGGTAACTTGTGGGATGACCCCTCCACCTGGTTTTGTGTGTCCTCCTCTTCTCTAA